Proteins from a genomic interval of Francisella salimarina:
- the rpsO gene encoding 30S ribosomal protein S15: protein MLTTQDKQNIIKENQQSEGDTGSPEVQVALLTARINDLQGHFATHKKDNHSRRGLLRLVSQRRKLLDYLHGKDVERYRALIKKLNLRR, encoded by the coding sequence ATGTTAACAACTCAAGATAAGCAAAATATTATTAAAGAAAATCAGCAGTCTGAAGGCGATACTGGTTCACCTGAGGTGCAAGTTGCTCTTTTAACTGCTAGAATTAACGACTTGCAAGGACACTTTGCAACTCACAAAAAAGATAATCACTCAAGAAGAGGTCTTTTAAGGTTAGTAAGTCAACGTCGTAAATTATTAGACTATTTACATGGTAAAGATGTAGAAAGATACCGTGCTCTAATCAAGAAATTAAACTTACGTAGATAA
- the pnp gene encoding polyribonucleotide nucleotidyltransferase — protein sequence MKIFREVFELGNKEIVLETGGMARQADGSVTVSCGNNVVLVTTVVKKSVSAGADFFPLSVHYLEKTYAAGKIPGGFLRREGRPSEEQILISRLIDRSIRPSFPDGFFNEIQIVATVLSYDGTFSPDMLALIGASASLAISGAPYDDIIAGVRVGYTNGKYILNPNKADLKESDLDLVVSGTDDAILMVESEANSLPESVMLGGILYAHKHLRTIISSINKLAKVASKPRIEYTIYEINKLLKSQIKSHFFGEIKNAYTIASKQERNVKLNEVRKNVLEHIFSSDVDGNEYTEKEILEAFHDIEKDLVRSNILDGKPRIDGRCTETIRPINVKVGVLPGVHGSALFTRGETQALVVTTLGSDRDAQLVESLDGMEKSRYMLHYNFPPYSVGECGMVGMAPKRREVGHANLAKRATQAVFPNETAYPYVVRIVSEILESNGSSSMATVCGSSLSMMDAGVPIAEPVAGIAMGLIKDGAKYAVLSDILGDEDHLGDMDFKVAGTRYGVTALQMDIKIKGISREILEQALEQARTGRLHILGIMNEVIREHKESVSDVAPQIHVMNINPAKIKDVVGRGGSVVKGIVEKTGAQIDTSDSGEVKIFAKDKKSLDLAKSIVEEIVAEVEEGQIYKGKIVKLLDSGAFVNLLGSQDGYLPFSEIEQAGMKTNSLVEGQGLEVLVQNIDRGGRVKLSLVAR from the coding sequence GTGAAAATATTTAGAGAAGTCTTTGAACTAGGTAACAAAGAAATAGTTCTAGAAACAGGTGGTATGGCTCGTCAAGCAGATGGGTCTGTGACTGTAAGTTGTGGTAATAATGTTGTATTGGTAACTACAGTAGTTAAAAAATCAGTATCAGCAGGTGCTGATTTCTTTCCATTGTCGGTACACTATTTAGAGAAAACATACGCAGCAGGTAAGATACCTGGAGGCTTCTTAAGAAGAGAGGGAAGACCTTCTGAAGAACAGATTCTTATTTCTAGATTAATAGACAGATCTATAAGACCATCATTTCCTGATGGATTTTTTAATGAGATTCAAATTGTAGCTACAGTTTTATCTTATGATGGGACATTTTCACCAGATATGTTGGCACTAATAGGAGCATCTGCTTCTTTAGCAATATCAGGAGCGCCTTATGATGATATTATTGCTGGTGTAAGAGTTGGTTATACTAATGGTAAGTATATTCTTAATCCTAATAAAGCAGATTTAAAAGAGTCTGATCTTGATTTAGTAGTTTCTGGTACTGATGATGCAATACTAATGGTGGAGTCAGAAGCTAATAGTTTGCCAGAATCTGTGATGCTCGGTGGTATCCTATATGCACACAAGCATCTTAGAACTATTATTAGCTCTATTAATAAACTTGCTAAAGTAGCTTCAAAGCCACGTATAGAATATACGATTTATGAGATAAATAAGTTGTTAAAATCTCAGATTAAGTCACATTTCTTTGGTGAAATCAAAAACGCATATACAATAGCATCTAAGCAAGAGAGAAATGTTAAGCTTAATGAAGTAAGAAAAAATGTTTTAGAACATATATTCTCGAGTGACGTTGATGGTAATGAATATACTGAAAAAGAAATTTTAGAAGCTTTCCATGATATTGAAAAGGATCTTGTTAGATCAAATATTTTAGATGGTAAGCCAAGAATTGATGGAAGATGTACGGAAACAATACGACCTATCAATGTGAAAGTTGGTGTATTGCCAGGCGTGCATGGTTCAGCTCTATTTACTAGAGGTGAGACACAGGCTTTAGTGGTTACAACTCTCGGTAGCGATAGAGATGCCCAGCTTGTAGAATCTTTAGATGGTATGGAAAAATCACGATACATGCTTCATTATAACTTTCCTCCATACTCTGTAGGGGAGTGTGGTATGGTGGGTATGGCTCCGAAGCGTCGTGAAGTTGGTCATGCAAACCTAGCTAAACGTGCAACACAAGCGGTTTTTCCTAATGAAACTGCTTATCCATACGTCGTAAGAATAGTATCGGAAATATTGGAGTCAAATGGCTCTAGTTCCATGGCAACTGTTTGTGGCTCATCTTTATCTATGATGGACGCAGGTGTACCAATAGCTGAGCCAGTTGCAGGTATTGCTATGGGTCTTATCAAAGATGGCGCAAAATATGCAGTTTTATCAGACATATTAGGTGATGAAGATCATTTGGGAGATATGGATTTCAAAGTTGCTGGTACTAGATATGGTGTTACAGCACTTCAGATGGATATCAAAATCAAAGGCATCTCTAGAGAGATTCTTGAGCAAGCACTTGAGCAAGCTAGAACAGGTAGGTTGCATATCTTAGGGATTATGAATGAAGTAATAAGAGAGCATAAAGAATCTGTTTCTGATGTTGCTCCACAAATTCATGTCATGAATATAAACCCAGCTAAGATAAAAGATGTTGTTGGTCGAGGTGGATCTGTTGTAAAAGGTATCGTAGAAAAAACTGGAGCTCAAATTGATACTAGTGACTCTGGTGAGGTTAAAATATTTGCTAAAGATAAAAAATCATTAGATTTGGCTAAATCTATAGTTGAAGAAATTGTTGCTGAAGTTGAAGAAGGGCAAATTTACAAGGGTAAGATTGTTAAGCTTTTAGACTCTGGCGCATTTGTTAATCTTCTTGGTAGTCAAGATGGATATTTACCATTCTCAGAAATTGAACAAGCTGGTATGAAAACTAATTCATTAGTCGAGGGTCAGGGCTTAGAAGTCTTGGTTCAAAATATAGACAGAGGTGGTAGAGTTAAACTTTCTCTTGTAGCGAGGTAA
- the erpA gene encoding iron-sulfur cluster insertion protein ErpA, with translation MSEVVQSVDPINFTESASLKVKELIEEEGDNSLSLRVYITGGGCSGFQYAFAFDNEIKEDDMVVTKNGVRLLVDSMSFQYLVGADVDYKDDVEGAYFVIRNPNAKTTCGCGSSFSV, from the coding sequence ATGAGTGAAGTAGTTCAAAGTGTTGATCCAATCAACTTTACAGAATCGGCATCTTTAAAGGTTAAAGAGCTAATTGAAGAAGAGGGAGATAACTCTCTTAGTCTTAGAGTTTATATAACTGGTGGTGGATGTTCAGGATTTCAATATGCTTTCGCATTTGATAATGAGATAAAAGAAGATGATATGGTTGTTACGAAAAATGGTGTTCGCCTTCTTGTTGATTCTATGAGCTTTCAGTATTTAGTTGGGGCTGATGTTGACTATAAAGATGATGTTGAAGGAGCTTATTTTGTGATAAGAAATCCAAATGCGAAAACAACATGTGGTTGTGGTTCATCTTTTTCTGTATAA
- the kdsA gene encoding 3-deoxy-8-phosphooctulonate synthase, whose translation MKIANFEVGNGKPFFLMSGPCVIESEQMAMDTAGYLAEITNDLGINFVYKSSFDKANRSSINSFRGLGVDKGLEILSKVKKTYNVPVVTDVHEDTPFAEVAEVVDVMQTPAFLCRQTNFILDVCKQGKPVNIKKGQFLAPWDMQHVVTKAKSTGNEQIMVCERGVSFGYNNLVSDMRSLEIMKDTGCPVVFDATHSVQLPGGQGSSSGGQREFVPVLSKAAMAVGIDGLFMETHPKPEEALSDGPNSFPMYKIKEFLSLLKELDHLVKSQPKIEL comes from the coding sequence ATGAAAATTGCTAATTTTGAAGTAGGAAATGGTAAGCCATTTTTCTTGATGTCTGGGCCGTGTGTGATTGAATCAGAACAAATGGCTATGGATACAGCTGGGTACCTAGCTGAGATCACTAATGATTTAGGCATTAATTTTGTATATAAGTCATCTTTTGATAAGGCGAATCGTTCTTCTATTAACAGTTTTAGAGGTCTTGGTGTTGATAAGGGTCTTGAGATTTTATCTAAAGTTAAAAAAACCTATAATGTACCAGTTGTTACAGATGTCCACGAAGATACTCCTTTTGCTGAAGTAGCAGAAGTTGTTGATGTGATGCAGACGCCAGCCTTTTTGTGTCGTCAGACAAATTTTATACTAGATGTATGTAAGCAAGGCAAACCTGTGAATATCAAAAAAGGTCAATTTCTAGCTCCTTGGGACATGCAACATGTTGTTACTAAGGCAAAATCCACAGGTAATGAGCAGATCATGGTTTGTGAAAGAGGTGTAAGCTTTGGCTACAATAATTTGGTTTCAGACATGCGCTCTCTTGAGATAATGAAAGATACAGGTTGCCCCGTAGTGTTTGATGCTACTCATTCAGTGCAATTACCAGGTGGACAAGGTAGCTCATCAGGTGGTCAACGAGAATTTGTACCTGTTCTATCAAAGGCTGCTATGGCAGTCGGTATTGATGGTCTTTTTATGGAGACTCATCCAAAGCCAGAAGAAGCATTAAGTGATGGTCCAAATTCATTCCCGATGTATAAAATAAAAGAGTTTTTAAGCTTATTAAAAGAACTGGATCATTTAGTTAAAAGTCAACCAAAAATAGAATTATAA
- the udk gene encoding uridine kinase yields MAGKGDVFIIGIVGGSGSGKTLFSNEIIKKLKSKHLNQIAVISEDRYYKNWGEMVGFEEANKINYDHPDAFDHKLLRKDLADLVEGKDIHIPYYDYTTHSRVKEKSEEIAGGVSVIILEGIMLFNDRKLLKMMDFKVYMDTPSDLCFIRRLMRDQNERGRSVESVISQYLETVRPMHIKFIEPSKRKADIIVPDGAQNKTVIDIIYNKVKQLLKKNGVKNG; encoded by the coding sequence ATGGCTGGTAAAGGCGATGTTTTTATAATCGGTATTGTTGGTGGATCTGGCTCCGGTAAAACTTTATTTTCAAATGAAATTATAAAAAAATTAAAATCAAAACATCTAAACCAAATAGCTGTAATTTCTGAAGACAGATATTATAAAAATTGGGGAGAGATGGTTGGCTTTGAAGAAGCTAATAAAATTAATTATGATCATCCAGATGCTTTTGATCACAAACTCTTAAGGAAAGATTTAGCTGATTTGGTTGAGGGTAAAGATATCCATATTCCTTACTATGACTATACAACTCACTCAAGAGTCAAAGAAAAGTCAGAAGAGATCGCTGGTGGTGTAAGTGTCATTATACTTGAAGGCATTATGTTATTTAATGATCGTAAGCTACTAAAAATGATGGATTTCAAAGTATATATGGATACACCATCTGATCTGTGTTTCATTAGAAGGCTTATGCGTGACCAAAATGAAAGAGGCCGAAGTGTTGAAAGTGTTATAAGTCAGTATTTAGAAACAGTTAGACCTATGCATATAAAATTTATTGAGCCATCAAAGAGAAAAGCTGATATTATAGTTCCTGATGGAGCTCAAAATAAAACTGTGATTGATATAATATATAACAAAGTAAAACAATTATTGAAGAAAAATGGAGTAAAAAATGGCTAG
- the rpoZ gene encoding DNA-directed RNA polymerase subunit omega — translation MARVTVEDCLDKVETRFDLVVLASMRANNILKKGYSESVDNEKREKATVVALREIAESEISPEQILRNEIEG, via the coding sequence ATGGCTAGAGTAACGGTTGAGGATTGCTTAGATAAGGTAGAAACAAGGTTTGATTTAGTAGTTTTAGCTTCGATGAGAGCGAATAATATACTTAAAAAAGGTTATTCAGAGTCTGTAGATAATGAAAAAAGAGAAAAGGCTACTGTGGTAGCATTGAGAGAAATAGCAGAATCTGAAATATCTCCAGAACAAATCTTAAGAAATGAAATAGAAGGCTAA